From a region of the Arachis ipaensis cultivar K30076 chromosome B09, Araip1.1, whole genome shotgun sequence genome:
- the LOC110266475 gene encoding uncharacterized protein LOC110266475 isoform X2, with the protein MRFLSLVLFVPAARIARSFWLGTDQIRCNLSMITCGWFGRTILYANQLFVIFTALIWIKPLAEIFVNNSNFNNNNSKGGSEVGNAEKLLGNMGFSPSDFGNFRWWCLFGSSLLQIVALRPSLQMYLNEALLSWYQRLHASKVPDLDYSRAKMFLHNHYLCLVVLQFLGPPVLAG; encoded by the exons ATGAGATTCCTTTCATTGGTGTTGTTCGTTCCTGCTGCTAGAATTGCACGTTCCTTTTGGCTTGGAACTGATCAGATTCGTTGCAATTTGTCCATGATCACTTGTGGATGGTTTGGTCGCACCATCCTTTATGCAAACCAACTGTTTGTTATATTTACTGCTTTGATTTGGATTAAGCCTTTAGCTGAGATTTTCGTGAACAACTCAAACTTCAACAATAACAATAGTAAGGGTGGCAGTGAAGTTGGCAATGCAGAGAAATTGTTGGGAAACATGGGGTTTTCACCTTCTGATTTCGGGAACTTTAGGTGGTGGTGCTTGTTTGGGTCTAGTTTGTTGCAGATTGTGGCATTAAGGCCAAGCCTTCAGATGTATCTGAATGAAGCTCTTTTATCTTGGTACCAAAGGCTCCATGCTAGTAAGGTTCCTGACTTGGATTATAGCAGGGCAAAGATGTTTCTGCATAATCACTACTTGTGCCTTGTGGTTTTGCAGTTCCTTGGCCCACCTGTGCTG GCTGGATGA
- the LOC107618319 gene encoding E3 ubiquitin-protein ligase XBAT33, with translation MGNSFGCSASGERLVSAARDGDLVEAKMLLNCNPCLAKYSTFGGLNSPLHFAAAKGHNEIVALLLENGADVNSRNYCGQTALMQACRYGHWEVVQTLLLFRCNVMRADYLSGRTALHFAAVNGHVRCIRLVVADFVPSAPYEAVQARTQVDNGDASNVKGKHEQSALSKFVNKTADGGITALHMAALNGYFDCVQLLLDLNANVSAVTFHYGTSMDLIGAGSTPLHYAACGGNLKCCQILLARGASRMALNCNGWLPLDVARMWGRHWLEPLLSPSSDATIPTFRHSNYLSLPLMSVLNIAREYGLQSSTTTSDEIDFCAVCLERPCSVAAEGCGHELCVRCALYLCSTMNVSSESLGPPGSIPCPLCRHGIVSFVKLPGSVAKENKLHVSLGLCTPCMLHPRDLDQPSLSDTPEIRRNCVASVPSEILCPVTCGPFPSMTIPLCTCNDGPCPTFEPREAETQDGSPRHSHASTTDQDKMEGPRLDKTTCSSMFWGRRSCSREHQCNSEINA, from the exons ATGGGCAACTCTTTTGGCTGCTCCGCCTCCGGCGAGAGGCTTGTCTCCGCCGCCAGGGACGGCGACCTTGTTGAGGCCAAGATGCTTCTCAACTGCAACCCTTGTCTTGCCAAGTACTCCACTTTCGGTGGCCTCAATTCCCCTCTCCATTTTGCTGCTGCCAAGGGCCACAACgag ATTGTGGCATTGTTGCTTGAGAATGGAGCTGATGTGAATTCAAGGAATTATTGTGGCCAG ACGGCTTTGATGCAAGCTTGTAGATATGGCCATTGGGAAGTTGTACAGACGCTTCTGCTCTTCAGATGCAAT GTTATGAGAGCAGATTATCTCAGTGGGAGAACTGCTCTTCACTTTGCAGCTGTGAATGGGCATGTAAGATGTATTAGACTTGTTGTGGCCGACTTTGTTCCAAGTGCTCCATATGAGGCTGTACAGGCTCGCACACAGGTCGACAATGGCGATGCATCAAATGTGAAAGGCAAACATGAGCAAAG TGCCCTGTCCAAGTTTGTGAATAAGACAGCTGATGGTGGTATCACTGCCCTTCATATGGCTGCATTGAATGGATATTTTGATTGTGTACAACTGCTACTTGATCTTAACGCAAATGTATCTGCTGTGACATTTCATTATGGAACATCAATGGATTTAATAG GTGCTGGAAGCACACCATTGCATTATGCTGCTTGTGGGGGCAATTTAAAATGCTGTCAG ATCCTCCTTGCAAGAGGTGCTAGCCGGATGGCTTTGAATTGCAATGGATGGCTTCCTCTTGATGTTGCTAGGATGTGGGGACGTCATTGGCTTGAGCCTTTGTTGTCACCCAGTTCTGATGCCACAATACCTACATTtcgtcattcaaattacttgtccTTGCCTCTTATGAGTGTGCTTAACATAGCCAG AGAGTACGGGTTGCAATCATCTACAACCACCTCAGATGAGATTGACTTCTGTGCCGTCTGCCTAGAGAGGCCATGTTCAGTTGCTGCAGAAG GATGTGGGCATGAGCTATGTGTAAGATGTGCACTCTATCTCTGCTCAACAATGAATGTTTCTTCTGAATCGCTCGGCCCTCCGGGCTCTATCCCTTGCCCACTCTGTAGACATGGAATTGTCTCTTTTGTTAAGTTACCAGGTTCCGTAGCAAAAGAGAATAAACTACACGTGTCTCTTGGGTTGTGTACCCCATGCATGCTACATCCACGTGACCTGGATCAGCCATCTCTTTCAGATACTCCAGAGATTCGAAGAAACTGTGTAGCTTCTGTTCCTTCAGAGATACTATGCCCTGTCACTTGTGGTCCATTTCCATCCATGACAATTCCTCTATGTACCTGCAATGATGGTCCATGTCCAACATTTGAACCCCGAGAAGCAGAAACACAGGATGGATCACCCCGTCACTCACATGCTTCTACGACAGACCAGGATAAAATGGAAGGGCCTAGACTTGATAAAACAACGTGTTCGAGCATGTTTTGGGGCAGGAGAAGTTGCAGCCGGGAGCACCAGTGCAATTCAGAAATAAATGCTTGA
- the LOC110266475 gene encoding uncharacterized protein LOC110266475 isoform X1 — protein sequence MRFLSLVLFVPAARIARSFWLGTDQIRCNLSMITCGWFGRTILYANQLFVIFTALIWIKPLAEIFVNNSNFNNNNSKGGSEVGNAEKLLGNMGFSPSDFGNFRWWCLFGSSLLQIVALRPSLQMYLNEALLSWYQRLHASKVPDLDYSRAKMFLHNHYLCLVVLQFLGPPVLLESSSMYHLSTLR from the exons ATGAGATTCCTTTCATTGGTGTTGTTCGTTCCTGCTGCTAGAATTGCACGTTCCTTTTGGCTTGGAACTGATCAGATTCGTTGCAATTTGTCCATGATCACTTGTGGATGGTTTGGTCGCACCATCCTTTATGCAAACCAACTGTTTGTTATATTTACTGCTTTGATTTGGATTAAGCCTTTAGCTGAGATTTTCGTGAACAACTCAAACTTCAACAATAACAATAGTAAGGGTGGCAGTGAAGTTGGCAATGCAGAGAAATTGTTGGGAAACATGGGGTTTTCACCTTCTGATTTCGGGAACTTTAGGTGGTGGTGCTTGTTTGGGTCTAGTTTGTTGCAGATTGTGGCATTAAGGCCAAGCCTTCAGATGTATCTGAATGAAGCTCTTTTATCTTGGTACCAAAGGCTCCATGCTAGTAAGGTTCCTGACTTGGATTATAGCAGGGCAAAGATGTTTCTGCATAATCACTACTTGTGCCTTGTGGTTTTGCAGTTCCTTGGCCCACCTGTGCTG CTTGAGTCGTCCTCTATGTATCACTTGTCCACCTTGAGATGA
- the LOC107618864 gene encoding leucine-rich repeat receptor protein kinase EMS1, translating into MHAAPLTHNFFCFSLSLSLTHASWHCLLLLLLLLLLLLLLLLPPMAFSFACTTTTTTAYTIFFKKHHTIMKTSLSSSLSQPSMARYYNLGLCYLLLFHLFCGAIAEQNNQNPEKISLLSFKNSLHNPQLLPSWHPATPHCDWVGVTCQLGRVNSLSLPSRNLRGTLSSSLFSLASLATLDLGDNNLSGELPGELGRLTQLETLRLGSNSFAGKLPPQLGLLTELRTLDFSGNALAGELPETIGNLTQLEFLDLSNNLFSGSLPLSLFTGPVSLISLDISNNSFSGEVPPEIGNWRNITALYVGNNRLSGRLPKQVGELSKLEIFYSPSCSIEGPLPKEMAKLKSLTKLDLSYNPLRCSIPEFIGELENLKILDLVFSQLNGSVPPQLGRCRSLRSVMLSFNSLSGSLPMELSELPIVTFSAEKNQLHGPLPSWLGNWTSVNSLLLSANHFSGAIPPELGNCSMMEHLSLSSNLLSGEIPEELCNAASLLEIDLDDNFLSGSIEKVFVKCKNLTQLVLMNNQIVGSIPDYFSEIPLMVLDLDSNNFTGNIPSSLWNSSTLMEFSAANNRLEGSLPVEIGNAVILERLVLSNNQISGTIPKEIGRLTGLSVLNLNGNMLEGSIPIELGDCISLTTLDLGNNRLNGSIPEKLVQLSQLQCLVLSHNDLSGPIPHKNSSYFRQLTIPDLSFVQHLGVFDLSHNRLSGTIPDELGGCVVVVDLLISNNLLSGSIPRSLSRLTNLTTLDLSGNLLSGSIPPELGDALKLQGLYLGYNQLSGAIPASFGKLSSLVKLNLTANKLSGPIQISFRNMKELTHLDLSSNELSGELPSSLSAVQSLVGVYVQRNQLSGQVGELFSNSMTWRIEIMNLSENWFNGNLPRSLGNLSYMTNLDLHRNMLTGEIPPDLGNLMQLEYFDVSSNKLSGRIPEKLCSLANLNFLDLSQNRLEGPIPRSGICQNLSRARFVGNKDLCGKMLGINCQIKSICRSAFCDAWRVAAIAITVILITLSIGFVLYKWFSRRQSDPEELEERKLNSYVDQNLYFLSSSRSKEPLSINVAMFEQPLLKLTLADILDATDNFSKANIIGDGGFGTVYKATLPNGNTVAVKKLSEAKTQGHREFIAEMETLGKVKHQNLVALLGYCSMEEEKVLVYEYMVNGSLDLWLRNRTGALEILDWKKRYKIAAGAARGLAFLHHGFIPHIIHRDVKASNILLNEEFEPKVADFGLARLISACETHITTDIAGTFGYIPPEYGQSGRSTTRGDVYSFGVILLELVTGKEPTGPDFKEIEGGNLVGWVSQKIKKGEASDVLDPTVLDADSKATMLQMLQIACVCLSDNPVNRPTMLQVHKFLKGLGDSN; encoded by the coding sequence ATGCATGCTGCCCCTCTGACACATAACTTCTTTTgcttctctctctcactctctctcacaCATGCTTCATGGCAttgcctcctccttcttcttcttcttcttcttcttcttcttcttcttcttcttcctccaatgGCATTTTCATTTGCATGCACAACCACCACAACAACTGCCTACACCATATTCTTCAAGAAACACCATACCATCATGAAAAcatctctctcttcctctctctctcagcCATCCATGGCGAGATACTACAACCTCGGACTCTGCTACCTTCTCCTGTTCCACTTGTTCTGCGGTGCCATTGCTGAACAAAACAACCAAAACCCAGAAAAAATTTCACTACTTTCCTTCAAAAATAGCCTCCACAACCCACAACTCCTCCCTTCGTGGCACCCTGCAACTCCGCACTGCGACTGGGTCGGCGTCACTTGCCAACTCGGCCGAGTCAACTCGCTCTCCCTCCCTTCTCGCAATCTTAGGGGCACCCTCTCTTCCTCCCTTTTCTCTCTCGCCTCCCTCGCCACCCTCGACCTTGGCGACAACAACCTCTCCGGTGAACTTCCCGGGGAACTTGGCCGCTTGACTCAGCTGGAGACCCTCCGACTCGGCTCCAACTCGTTTGCCGGAAAATTACCTCCTCAGCTGGGACTCCTCACAGAGCTTCGCACCCTCGACTTCTCCGGCAATGCCCTAGCCGGAGAACTTCCGGAGACTATCGGAAACCTGACCCAACTCGAGTTCCTCGACCTCAGCAATAATCTATTCTCAGGTTCACTACCTTTGTCTCTGTTCACAGGACCCGTATCTCTGATTTCCCTTGACATCTCCAACAACTCTTTTTCCGGCGAGGTTCCGCCGGAGATCGGGAACTGGAGGAACATCACCGCACTCTATGTGGGGAACAACAGATTATCTGGGAGGTTACCCAAGCAAGTTGGTGAGCTTTCAAAGCTTGAGATTTTCTATTCACCTTCCTGTTCCATTGAAGGTCCATTACCCAAGGAAATGGCAAAGCTCAAGTCTTTAACAAAACTTGACCTTTCCTACAACCCTTTGAGGTGTTCGATTCCTGAGTTTATTGGGGAACTTGAGAACCTCAAGATTCTTGACCTTGTTTTTTCTCAGCTCAATGGCTCAGTGCCACCTCAGCTTGGAAGATGTAGAAGCCTGAGGTCTGTTATGCTTTCTTTCAACTCACTCTCTGGTTCCTTGCCTATGGAGCTCTCTGAGCTTCCAATTGTGACTTTTTCTGCTGAGAAGAATCAGCTTCATGGGCCATTGCCTTCCTGGCTTGGAAACTGGACCAGTGTTAACTCTCTGTTGCTCTCTGCTAATCATTTCTCCGGTGCGATTCCGCCGGAGCTCGGGAACTGCAGTATGATGGAGCATCTCAGTTTGAGCAGCAATTTGTTGAGTGGAGAAATACCTGAGGAGCTATGCAATGCTGCATCACTTTTGGAGATTGATCTTGATGACAATTTCCTATCTGGCTCCATTGAGAAAGTGTTTGTCAAGTGCAAGAACCTCACTCAGTTGGTCCTCATGAACAATCAGATTGTTGGTTCAATACCTGATTACTTTTCCGAGATTCCCTTGATGGTGCTGGACCTTGACTCCAACAATTTCACTGGCAACATTCCTTCCAGCCTCTGGAATTCGTCCACTCTGATGGAATTCTCAGCCGCGAATAACCGTTTGGAGGGTTCTCTTCCTGTTGAGATTGGCAATGCTGTTATACTAGAAAGGCTTGTTCTTAGCAATAATCAAATTTCCGGTACTATACCGAAGGAAATTGGAAGGCTCACTGGCCTTTCTGTTCTTAATCTAAATGGTAACATGCTTGAAGGGAGTATTCCAATTGAGCTCGGTGATTGCATTTCTCTTACCACATTGGATCTTGGAAACAATAGACTCAATGGCTCCATTCCTGAGAAACTGGTGCAGCTGAGTCAACTGCAGTGTTTGGTTCTTTCTCACAATGATCTGTCCGGGCCTATTCCCCATAAGAACTCTTCCTACTTTCGACAACTTACCATACCGGACTTGAGCTTTGTTCAGCACCTTGGTGTGTTTGATTTGTCCCATAATAGATTGTCTGGCACCATACCTGATGAGCTGGGGGGCTGTGTGGTGGTTGTGGATCTATTGATCAGTAACAACCTGCTATCTGGGAGTATTCCAAGATCACTCTCGCGCTTGACTAATCTTACAACTTTGGATTTGTCTGGCAACTTATTGTCCGGTTCCATTCCACCAGAGCTTGGAGATGCCCTTAAGCTGCAGGGTTTATATCTGGGATACAATCAACTCTCAGGTGCAATCCCTGCAAGTTTTGGGAAATTGAGTAGTTTGGTGAAGCTGAATTTGACAGCGAATAAGCTGTCTGGTCCAATTCAAATTAGTTTTCGAAACATGAAAGAGTTGACACACTTGGACTTGAGCTCCAATGAGCTCAGCGGCGAGCTTCCATCCTCACTGTCAGCAGTGCAAAGCCTTGTTGGGGTTTATGTCCAGAGGAATCAGCTTTCTGGCCAAGTAGGGGAGCTCTTCTCAAACTCAATGACTTGGAGGATTGAGATTATGAATTTGAGTGAGAACTGGTTCAATGGGAACTTGCCACGATCTTTGGGAAACCTTTCGTACATGACAAATTTGGATCTTCACAGAAATATGTTGACTGGAGAGATTCCTCCGGACCTCGGAAATCTGATGCAATTGGAGTACTTTGATGTTTCAAGTAATAAGCTATCAGGAAGGATTCCAGAGAAGCTATGCAGCCTAGCTAATCTGAATTTCCTAGATTTGTCTCAAAACAGATTGGAAGGGCCAATACCAAGAAGTGGCATTTGCCAAAACTTATCAAGAGCTAGATTTGTGGGGAACAAAGATCTTTGTGGGAAAATGCTTGGTATTAATTGTCAGATCAAAAGCATTTGCAGGTCGGCTTTTTGCGACGCATGGAGGGTAGCTGCAATTGCCATTACAGTCATACTGATAACTCTGAGCATTGGTTTTGTTCTATATAAATGGTTTAGCAGGAGGCAAAGTGATCCTGAGGAACTTGAGGAGCGCAAACTAAACAGCTATGTGGATCAAAATCTTTATTTCCTGAGCAGTAGCAGATCAAAAGAACCTCTGAGTATCAATGTGGCAATGTTTGAGCAACCTCTTCTGAAATTAACCTTGGCTGATATCCTCGATGCTACTGACAACTTCAGCAAGGCAAACATAATTGGAGATGGAGGTTTTGGAACTGTGTACAAGGCCACTTTGCCTAATGGAAACACAGTTGCTGTGAAGAAGCTCAGCGAAGCTAAAACGCAGGGTCATCGCGAGTTCATTGCCGAGATGGAAACCTTGGGCAAGGTGAAGCATCAAAACCTTGTTGCATTGCTGGGATATTGCTCAATGGAGGAGGAGAAAGTCCTTGTTTACGAGTACATGGTAAATGGGAGCTTAGATTTGTGGCTAAGAAACAGGACCGGAGCCCTTGAAATCCTGGATTGGAAGAAACGTTACAAGATTGCAGCCGGCGCAGCTCGAGGGCTAGCTTTCCTTCATCATGGTTTCATACCCCACATCATCCACAGGGATGTTAAAGCAAGCAACATTCTTCTGAATGAGGAATTTGAGCCAAAAGTGGCAGACTTTGGACTTGCAAGATTGATCAGTGCTTGTGAGACTCACATCACCACTGACATAGCCGGAACATTTGGTTACATCCCTCCTGAGTATGGACAGAGTGGGAGATCCACAACAAGAGGAGACGTGTACAGTTTTGGTGTGATTTTGCTCGAATTGGTGACCGGAAAAGAGCCAACTGGACCTGATTTCAAAGAGATTGAAGGTGGGAATTTGGTTGGATGGGTTAGTCAGAAGATCAAGAAGGGTGAGGCTTCTGATGTTCTTGATCCAACAGTTCTTGATGCTGATTCAAAGGCAACGATGCTTCAGATGCTGCAGATTGCTTGTGTATGCCTCTCAGATAACCCTGTGAACCGGCCTACAATGCTTCAAGTGCACAAGTTCCTCAAGGGATTAGGGGATAGTAATTGA
- the LOC107619336 gene encoding uncharacterized protein LOC107619336 (The sequence of the model RefSeq protein was modified relative to this genomic sequence to represent the inferred CDS: added 37 bases not found in genome assembly) encodes MMVQLVLLYKAPLLHASLSLFLAFFIAFFRLPILFLYALQTYIHPDAQPSTSNGLRAAIRRPSAPEGPAPDLRKRPKNKDKLDFDEKNAQIFRLRLDHAHLQSRLYIDQYCVAFTVSFVTLSSLFLHSYLGSDTNSGFFVSGAFVPILLSSLSLYMWVMMLARLTFERSASRRSEKQLSVLFGVFGIFVGILGLDHTSSLLLDLHFAGLDGFWKVLLAAFMGFLSLVLFIPAARIARSFWLGTD; translated from the coding sequence ATGATGGTGCAGTTGGTGTTATTGTACAAAGCCCCACTCCTTCACGCTTCGCTCTCCCTCTTCCTCGCGTTCTTCATCGCATTCTTCAGGCTCCCAATTCTCTTCCTCTACGCTCTCCAAACCTACATCCACCCCGATGCCCAACCCTCCACCTCCAACGGCCTTCGTGCTGCCATTCGCCGCCCTAGCGCCCCCGAAGGCCCTGCTCCCGACCTCAGAAAGCGGCCCAAGAATAAGGACAAGCTCGATTTCGATGAGAAGAATGCCCAGATCTTCAGGCTCAGGCTCGACCATGCTCACCTTCAATCCCGCCTCTACATCGATCAATACTGTGTTGCGTTCACCGTCTCCTTCGTTACcctctcttccctcttccttCACTCTTACTTGGGTTCCGATACCAATTCTGGCTTCTTCGTGAGTGGTGCTTTCGTTCCGATTCTGTTGTCAAGTTTGAGCCTTTACATGTGGGTCATGATGCTTGCGAGGCTCACTTTCGAGAGATCCGCGTCCAGGAGATCCGAGAAGCAGCTCAGTGTTCTTTTTGGTGTTTTCGGGATTTTTGTGGGGATTTTGGGTTTGGATCACACCTCTTCGTTGCTTTTAGACCTCCATTTTGCTGGTCTTGATGGGTTCTGGAAGGTTCTCCTTGCTGCATTCATGGGATTCCTTTCATTGGTGTTGTTCATTCCTGCT